A single candidate division SR1 bacterium Aalborg_AAW-1 DNA region contains:
- the sufB gene encoding FeS cluster assembly protein SufB, with amino-acid sequence MSVGALKHTLETPDNIEYSIFLNSLTEETVRAISVDQGEPQWMLDHRLKSLKIFLEKDMPTWGPDLSGLNFDDIVYYAKPKNAENYQTDRDQVDPTIKEKFARLGIPEAERKYLAGAGGQMDSQNVYHKLKMKWADKGVIFEDMPEAINKYPELVQKYFMKLVPAHDHKFAALHGAVWSGGTFIYVPKGVIVDEPLQAYFRMNTYGGGQFEHTLIIIDDDAKGDYIEGCSAPKFDKKSLHAGLVEVYVGKRAQMRYSSVENRSTNTYNLNTKRAIVEDDGYVERVNGNLGSCTTMLYPCSILKGHRSKADMLGIAVAGKDQNQDTGSKIIHIGRDTSSTIVSKSISKDGGIATYRGIVDIKASAHNATNATECDALLMDDLSVSTTIPYIHVDNDSATIAHEASAGKVDEALLFYMMSRGIEEEKAMAMVVNGFFSDVVKKLPLEYAGELNTLIEMEMEGSVG; translated from the coding sequence ATGTCTGTTGGAGCCTTGAAACATACCCTCGAAACCCCTGATAATATCGAATATTCGATTTTTCTGAATAGCTTAACGGAAGAGACTGTGAGAGCAATTTCTGTTGATCAGGGAGAACCACAATGGATGTTGGATCATAGATTGAAATCATTGAAGATATTTCTTGAAAAAGATATGCCAACTTGGTGACCAGATCTTTCGGGATTGAATTTCGATGATATTGTCTATTATGCTAAGCCCAAAAATGCTGAAAACTATCAAACTGACCGAGATCAGGTAGATCCTACAATCAAAGAAAAATTTGCTCGTCTTGGTATTCCAGAAGCTGAACGCAAGTATCTCGCTGGAGCTGGTGGACAGATGGATAGCCAGAATGTTTATCATAAACTGAAGATGAAATGGGCTGATAAAGGAGTAATATTCGAAGATATGCCAGAAGCAATTAATAAATATCCAGAATTGGTACAAAAATATTTTATGAAACTCGTCCCCGCTCACGACCATAAATTTGCTGCTTTACATGGAGCGGTCTGGTCAGGAGGTACATTTATCTATGTACCTAAATGAGTGATCGTAGATGAACCATTACAGGCATATTTTCGTATGAATACCTATGGAGGAGGGCAGTTTGAGCATACTTTGATTATTATCGATGATGATGCAAAAGGTGATTATATTGAATGATGTAGTGCTCCGAAGTTTGACAAAAAGTCGCTCCATGCAGGACTGGTGGAAGTCTATGTGGGAAAACGTGCACAGATGAGATATAGTTCGGTAGAAAATCGATCGACGAATACCTATAACCTCAATACCAAGAGAGCCATCGTTGAGGATGATGGATATGTTGAGCGGGTGAATGGGAATCTGTGATCATGTACGACGATGTTATATCCGTGTTCTATCTTGAAAGGTCATAGATCGAAAGCTGATATGCTTGGTATTGCCGTAGCTGGTAAAGATCAGAATCAAGATACCGGAAGTAAAATTATCCATATCTGACGCGATACGAGTTCTACGATTGTATCCAAGTCTATCTCAAAAGACGGAGGTATAGCTACCTATCGTGGTATCGTGGATATCAAAGCATCTGCACATAATGCTACGAATGCAACCGAATGTGATGCTCTTCTTATGGATGATCTGTCTGTCTCGACTACTATTCCCTATATTCATGTCGATAATGATAGTGCGACGATAGCTCACGAAGCAAGTGCTGGTAAAGTAGATGAGGCATTACTCTTTTATATGATGTCACGTGGTATCGAAGAAGAGAAAGCAATGGCTATGGTGGTGAATTGATTCTTCTCTGATGTCGTCAAAAAACTTCCTCTCGAGTATGCAGGAGAACTTAATACCTTGATCGAAATGGAGATGGAAGGAAGTGTGGGATAA
- the sigA_2 gene encoding RNA polymerase sigma factor SigA, producing the protein MNFNIKMDDSKISIDLTDTRLKNVLQYCKPKEQLVLVRKFGLLTGGKEVPLQRIGKDYNLTRERVRQIEAQALMRVRRLMVGNATYIDLIEDAKKILKEEGGILVEDAMITKIINLKKYEFSRQEIKLILVSDFDVTYLKRNKNFNKCFYIDPLFEDFLTILALYTKDYFSQRAKSVDIYEFALHLKDNFVKQYDQISFLKNDQFYLNFFESLRDMKMFDGKLGTPDFVDVYPKTIKLKILYTMRRYNKPVHFQELPAKIMDHFPEKNIKVNTVHNELVKNNDYFVNLGLGLYGLKEWGFKGGTVVDIIVRIFQQHQRPMSVKEISKELLKEKMVSPNTILLNLQKYKGLFERTDKGVYQLQDKYMTISEEELREYVKSL; encoded by the coding sequence ATGAATTTCAATATTAAAATGGATGATAGTAAGATTTCAATTGATCTTACAGATACTCGTCTGAAAAATGTGTTGCAATACTGTAAGCCAAAAGAACAGCTTGTTTTGGTAAGAAAATTTGGACTTTTGACAGGTTGAAAAGAAGTGCCACTTCAAAGAATTGGTAAAGATTACAATCTTACAAGAGAAAGAGTTAGACAAATTGAAGCGCAAGCTCTCATGAGAGTGAGAAGACTTATGGTTGGAAATGCTACCTATATTGATCTTATTGAAGATGCTAAAAAAATTCTGAAAGAAGAATGATGAATCTTGGTAGAAGATGCTATGATTACTAAGATTATTAATCTCAAAAAATATGAATTCTCTAGACAAGAGATTAAACTTATTTTAGTTTCTGATTTTGATGTAACATATCTCAAGAGAAATAAAAATTTTAATAAATGTTTTTATATTGATCCTCTATTTGAAGACTTTTTAACTATATTGGCATTATACACGAAAGATTACTTTAGCCAGAGAGCAAAAAGTGTAGATATTTATGAATTTGCTCTTCATCTTAAGGATAATTTTGTGAAACAATATGATCAAATTTCATTCTTAAAAAATGATCAATTTTATCTTAATTTCTTTGAGTCTTTAAGAGATATGAAGATGTTTGATGGAAAACTTGGTACGCCTGACTTTGTTGACGTTTATCCTAAAACGATTAAGTTGAAAATACTCTATACGATGAGAAGATATAATAAACCAGTACATTTCCAAGAATTGCCTGCAAAAATTATGGATCACTTTCCAGAAAAGAATATCAAAGTAAATACAGTTCATAATGAATTAGTAAAAAATAATGACTACTTTGTTAACCTTGGACTTGGATTGTATGGTTTGAAGGAATGGTGATTTAAGGGATGAACTGTTGTGGATATTATTGTACGTATTTTCCAACAACACCAAAGACCTATGTCAGTAAAGGAAATCTCTAAAGAACTTTTGAAAGAAAAAATGGTGAGTCCAAATACTATTCTTCTTAATCTTCAAAAATATAAATGACTTTTTGAAAGAACTGATAAGGGAGTTTATCAGTTACAAGATAAATATATGACTATTTCTGAAGAAGAATTAAGAGAGTATGTAAAATCATTATAA
- the rnjA gene encoding Ribonuclease J 1, translated as MTTTDQSINSNVNIDFKPAHYKGEKRENSSRSKPSYTNRHKSSHDPKMNSEKYVAHRYQEQVAHNVKIKPGEEPVRIGSLLGLEQVGQCIFIEYKDDIILVDAGMEFAANETMGADYIIPDIAYIKKNIKKFKGVFLTHGHLDHIGALRDILPELDFPMVYTTPLTLGLVKKSFDDIKMAQKIKYKIVDPDVDIIKVGSFMVEFVRVNHNIPETFALSITTPKGVLFTSADFKIDHTPAIDLPADLAKIARIGTEGVKLYIGDSLGSNRPGFAISEKVIGQNLDKVIRDAKGRLVISTFASNVGRVIQIIESAARLGKVVFLSGRSMIGYTEVAAELGYIRVPDGVIRKIESGEINTMPDEKIIVLSTGAQGEEFSALARMSRDEFQYFQLKPGDTVLTSSSAIPGNEKQMAKMINALVTKGVNMITLDDMDIHASGHGGAEDHKIMLGLLKPQFFLPFYTEASLRYRHRALAMDMGMPSDRIMMPSTNGSILEIYDDGVVISDKSLKLNTVLIDGKGKGHLSGEYVIKARQIMADAGMVSLIFKIDNQNKELVGNIQIESRGFVYSSEVKDIHTSIVEFARKKYNDNKGKNRPVADILKMIKEDLGGYINKIIGRSPMIIIGYVYISRDAFKEEFSSEDAIVGSTLEEQGGDS; from the coding sequence ATGACTACAACAGACCAATCAATTAATTCAAATGTGAATATTGATTTTAAACCAGCTCACTATAAGTGAGAAAAAAGAGAGAATTCTAGCCGTTCAAAACCATCCTATACAAATAGACATAAGAGCTCCCATGATCCTAAGATGAATTCTGAAAAATATGTCGCACATAGATACCAAGAACAAGTTGCGCATAACGTGAAAATCAAACCTGGAGAAGAGCCAGTCAGAATTTGATCTCTTTTGTGATTGGAACAAGTAGGACAATGTATTTTTATTGAATATAAGGATGATATTATCCTTGTAGATGCTGGTATGGAATTTGCTGCTAATGAAACTATGGGAGCTGATTATATTATACCAGATATCGCATATATTAAAAAAAATATCAAAAAGTTTAAAGGAGTTTTCCTTACTCATGGACACTTAGATCATATTGGGGCGCTCAGAGATATTCTTCCAGAACTTGATTTCCCTATGGTCTATACAACACCATTAACTCTTGGGCTAGTCAAAAAAAGTTTTGATGATATTAAAATGGCACAAAAAATTAAATATAAAATTGTAGATCCTGATGTGGATATTATTAAAGTATGATCGTTTATGGTCGAATTTGTGAGAGTGAATCATAACATTCCTGAAACTTTTGCGCTTTCTATTACTACACCAAAGGGTGTACTCTTTACCTCAGCAGATTTTAAAATAGATCATACACCTGCAATTGATCTTCCTGCTGATCTTGCAAAGATTGCTCGTATTGGTACAGAGGGAGTGAAATTATATATTGGAGATTCTTTAGGTTCAAATAGACCAGGATTTGCAATTTCGGAAAAAGTAATTGGACAAAACTTAGATAAAGTTATTAGAGATGCAAAATGAAGATTAGTTATTTCTACATTTGCTTCAAACGTATGACGTGTGATTCAAATTATTGAATCTGCTGCAAGACTTGGGAAAGTAGTGTTTCTTTCATGAAGATCAATGATTTGATATACAGAAGTAGCAGCTGAACTTGGTTATATTAGAGTTCCAGATGGTGTTATTCGTAAAATCGAGAGCGGAGAAATTAATACTATGCCTGATGAAAAAATCATTGTACTTTCTACTGGAGCACAAGGAGAAGAATTTTCAGCATTGGCTCGTATGTCCAGAGATGAATTTCAGTATTTTCAACTCAAACCAGGAGATACGGTTCTTACATCATCATCAGCTATCCCAGGTAATGAAAAACAAATGGCTAAAATGATTAATGCTCTTGTTACGAAATGAGTAAATATGATTACTCTTGATGATATGGATATTCATGCATCTGGTCATGGATGAGCAGAAGATCATAAGATTATGTTATGATTATTAAAACCGCAGTTTTTCTTGCCTTTTTATACAGAAGCGTCACTAAGATATAGACATAGAGCACTTGCTATGGATATGGGAATGCCAAGTGATCGTATTATGATGCCAAGTACGAATGGTAGTATTCTTGAAATCTATGATGATGGGGTAGTGATATCTGATAAGAGTTTAAAGCTTAATACCGTATTGATTGATGGTAAAGGAAAAGGTCATCTCTCTGGAGAATATGTTATTAAGGCTCGTCAAATCATGGCTGATGCTGGTATGGTATCTCTTATCTTCAAGATTGATAATCAAAATAAAGAACTTGTAGGTAATATCCAAATTGAATCTCGTGGGTTTGTATACTCATCTGAAGTGAAAGATATTCATACGAGCATTGTAGAGTTTGCACGTAAAAAATATAATGATAACAAATGAAAAAATCGTCCTGTTGCTGATATTCTCAAAATGATTAAAGAAGATCTTTGATGATACATTAACAAGATAATTTGACGTTCACCTATGATCATTATCTGATATGTGTATATATCAAGAGATGCATTTAAAGAAGAATTTTCAAGTGAGGATGCTATAGTTGGTTCTACCCTTGAAGAACAAGGTGGTGATTCTTAA
- the ftsK gene encoding DNA translocase FtsK, which produces MARRRTTYRSKRRSGITLDKYTIGRGFIILGVLYFFAFFMAPTSPILQRFHQASYFIFGKMGTPPFFAVSIIFGVLVLLKGHLISVLTKQFGILMLLISAILNFPLLDDPKGNSYTEEGGYISWPIFYLLEQGFGADNPMAIKGVIITLLVILIIWIFYKFNIPVPIPRLNIRLPEQKSLERRPTSSKSEKTSGKKELSYDAYKAKLEKEQQSDTDETEQGSLLKNIFGGGSARSENSLLKTALKSTLAKSVDDKVHQKTMASISFPKDKPTFGLDLLRRQQGTVEVNHELLAKKAEVVQSKLIEFGVPVSIDGFDIGPSIIQIRVKPEPGIKISTIENLKQDLALATKSKALRIVAPIPGTDCVGIQIPNPKPTMVHLGDVLGSSDFTQTMQKGLMNMTLGKAIDGVNVIKSLEDMPHLLIAGATGSGKSVGVNDFILSLMYQNNPNELKFLMVDPKQVELEMYAGLPYLLAPIVTQSEKALKLLQRAVEEMEVRYTKLAKARVKKLTEYNAKFPDEQLYRIVFVIDELADLMMSGNKKEVENCITRIAQKARAVGIHLIVATQRPSVNVITGLIKANIPTRIAFGVVSQIDSRTILGIKGAEDLLGKGDLLYMDPTTKHPVRVQAPFVDTDEIDSVITSLKRRYMQGLQEEDIYHPEIVRILEAKPESASGQYVGGGNGDDEDLIQQAIEIVLETRKASATLLQRRLGLGFARAARIMDELENRGVVGPQEGAKAREILM; this is translated from the coding sequence ATGGCAAGAAGACGTACTACCTATAGATCGAAAAGAAGGTCTGGTATCACTTTGGATAAATATACAATAGGTCGAGGATTTATTATTCTTTGAGTATTGTACTTTTTTGCATTTTTTATGGCTCCTACAAGTCCAATTTTACAGCGATTTCATCAAGCATCGTATTTTATTTTTGGTAAAATGGGTACACCGCCATTTTTTGCTGTAAGTATCATATTTGGTGTTCTTGTCTTGCTCAAATGACATCTTATTAGTGTACTTACCAAACAGTTTGGAATATTAATGTTGTTGATTTCAGCAATTCTTAATTTTCCTCTCTTGGATGATCCAAAAGGTAATTCTTATACTGAAGAAGGTGGTTATATTTCATGGCCTATTTTTTATCTTCTTGAACAAGGATTTGGAGCCGATAATCCTATGGCTATTAAGTGAGTAATTATTACCTTACTTGTTATTCTTATTATATGGATTTTCTATAAATTTAATATTCCTGTTCCTATTCCTCGTCTCAATATACGTCTTCCGGAGCAAAAATCACTTGAGCGCAGACCAACTTCCTCTAAGTCAGAAAAAACCTCTTGAAAAAAAGAATTGAGTTATGATGCTTATAAGGCAAAATTAGAAAAAGAGCAACAATCTGACACGGATGAGACCGAACAGTGAAGTTTGTTGAAGAATATTTTTGGAGGATGATCAGCTCGTTCAGAAAATTCACTTCTTAAGACGGCACTGAAATCTACTTTGGCTAAATCAGTTGATGATAAAGTGCATCAAAAAACTATGGCTTCTATTTCTTTCCCTAAGGATAAACCAACTTTTGGCTTGGATTTGTTGCGTAGACAACAGGGTACGGTAGAAGTTAATCATGAACTTTTGGCTAAGAAAGCAGAAGTTGTGCAATCTAAATTGATAGAATTTGGTGTTCCTGTATCGATTGATGGTTTTGATATTGGTCCATCGATTATTCAAATACGTGTAAAACCAGAACCAGGTATCAAAATTTCTACTATTGAGAATCTTAAACAGGATCTTGCACTAGCTACGAAATCTAAAGCACTCCGTATTGTTGCTCCTATTCCAGGTACTGATTGTGTGGGTATCCAAATTCCTAATCCAAAACCTACTATGGTGCATCTTGGTGATGTCTTATGATCTTCTGATTTTACACAGACGATGCAAAAATGACTCATGAATATGACTCTAGGTAAAGCGATTGATGGAGTGAATGTAATCAAGTCGCTTGAAGATATGCCTCATCTTCTGATTGCTGGAGCAACAGGTTCTGGTAAATCCGTAGGAGTAAACGATTTTATTCTTTCCTTAATGTACCAAAACAATCCAAATGAACTCAAATTTCTTATGGTAGATCCTAAACAAGTAGAACTGGAAATGTATGCTTGACTACCATATTTATTAGCCCCTATTGTAACTCAGTCAGAAAAAGCTTTGAAATTGTTGCAACGAGCAGTCGAGGAGATGGAAGTAAGATATACCAAACTTGCTAAAGCAAGAGTAAAAAAGCTCACCGAATATAATGCAAAATTTCCGGATGAACAATTATATCGTATTGTATTTGTTATAGATGAATTGGCCGATCTGATGATGTCAGGAAATAAAAAAGAAGTAGAAAATTGTATCACTCGTATTGCACAGAAAGCACGTGCTGTAGGTATTCATCTTATCGTTGCTACACAAAGACCATCAGTAAATGTGATTACCTGATTAATTAAAGCAAATATTCCGACTCGTATTGCATTCTGAGTAGTGTCACAGATTGATTCTCGTACGATACTGGGTATCAAAGGTGCTGAAGATTTACTTGGTAAGTGAGATTTGTTATATATGGATCCTACTACAAAACACCCTGTGAGAGTGCAGGCGCCATTTGTAGATACTGATGAAATTGATAGTGTTATTACTTCTCTTAAGCGTAGATATATGCAGTGACTTCAAGAAGAGGATATTTATCATCCTGAGATCGTTCGTATCTTAGAGGCGAAACCAGAATCTGCATCAGGACAATATGTATGATGATGAAATGGCGATGATGAGGATTTAATTCAGCAGGCTATAGAAATAGTACTTGAAACACGTAAAGCATCAGCTACTTTATTGCAGAGAAGATTGTGATTGTGATTTGCGCGTGCTGCTCGTATTATGGATGAATTGGAAAATAGAGGAGTGGTCTGACCACAAGAAGGAGCAAAAGCGAGAGAAATATTGATGTAG
- the typA gene encoding GTP-binding protein TypA/BipA, with the protein MSVRTVAIIAHVDHGKTSLVDQLLQQSGTLAKLEGADLLMDNNDQERERGITIYAKNTAISYEHDGLTETINIVDTPGHADFGSEVERVLRMVDSVLLVVDAYEGPMPQTKFVLKKSLELGLKPIVVINKIDKPTARPEWVINELFDLFLTLGANDEQADFPIVYASAKNGYALASLEGFDPANPPKSIIPIFDMILDHVTPPADRSSEPLQMQVVNLGYDDYLGRLGVGRIYAGTLTPGQQVIVFDNNGNQRKGKISRVFTTLGLTRIEQKEAKSGDVVTIAGMSDIFVGETVGEDGTIPLPPIHVDEPTLTMDFLVNDSPFMGRDGKLVTSRNIMDRLARELETNVGLKVDFDQGNRYPVSGRGELHLSVLIETMRREGFELQVSAPQVIMKKEDGKLMEPIEQVVITVADDLSGTIITMLSDRKGMMTDMVSHNGLTTLTFECPTRGLLGLRAEFILMTKGEGIMYSSFSHYDRHKGEIKKRINGSMTSMDKGVAMRYSIWKLQERGTIFVEPGDELYEGMVVGESAKPGDMEVNLTKNKQLTNMRSQGHDEAMRLEPIHKMTLEDALAYIGTDEYVEITPKTIRIRKIYLTEGARAQARKQNAL; encoded by the coding sequence ATGTCTGTACGTACTGTTGCTATTATTGCCCATGTAGATCATGGGAAAACTTCTCTTGTTGACCAACTACTTCAACAATCTGGAACTCTCGCAAAATTGGAGGGTGCTGATCTTCTTATGGATAATAATGATCAAGAACGTGAAAGAGGCATTACTATTTATGCTAAAAATACAGCTATTTCTTATGAACATGATGGTTTAACTGAAACAATCAATATTGTAGATACTCCAGGACATGCTGATTTTTGATCTGAAGTAGAAAGAGTGTTGCGTATGGTAGACTCTGTACTTCTTGTGGTAGATGCTTATGAAGGACCTATGCCTCAGACGAAATTTGTATTGAAAAAGTCTCTTGAACTAGGCCTTAAACCAATCGTTGTGATTAATAAAATTGACAAACCAACGGCAAGACCAGAATGGGTTATTAATGAATTATTTGATCTTTTCTTAACTCTTGGAGCAAATGATGAACAAGCAGATTTTCCTATCGTCTATGCAAGTGCAAAAAATGGTTATGCTCTTGCGTCTTTAGAGGGATTTGATCCAGCTAACCCACCAAAAAGTATTATTCCTATATTTGATATGATCCTTGATCATGTTACTCCTCCTGCAGATCGTTCTTCAGAACCATTACAGATGCAGGTAGTAAATCTGGGGTATGATGATTATCTTTGAAGACTTGGAGTAGGACGTATCTATGCAGGTACACTTACACCGGGTCAGCAAGTTATTGTTTTTGATAATAATGGAAACCAACGTAAAGGAAAAATATCGAGAGTCTTTACAACGCTGGGTTTAACGAGAATTGAACAGAAAGAAGCAAAATCTGGAGATGTCGTTACTATTGCCGGTATGAGTGATATTTTTGTAGGTGAAACAGTCTGAGAAGATGGTACTATTCCTTTACCTCCTATTCATGTCGATGAACCGACCTTGACAATGGATTTCTTAGTGAATGATAGTCCATTTATGGGACGTGATGGTAAACTCGTAACTTCTCGTAATATTATGGATAGATTAGCGAGAGAATTGGAAACGAATGTATGATTGAAAGTAGATTTTGATCAATGAAATAGATATCCAGTTTCTGGTAGATGAGAACTGCATCTTTCAGTGCTTATTGAAACGATGAGAAGAGAAGGATTTGAACTTCAAGTGTCAGCTCCACAGGTTATTATGAAAAAAGAAGATGGTAAACTTATGGAGCCTATCGAACAAGTAGTTATTACTGTTGCTGATGATCTTTCTGGTACTATTATTACTATGCTGTCAGATCGTAAAGGAATGATGACTGACATGGTTTCACATAATGGATTGACAACGTTAACGTTTGAGTGTCCAACAAGAGGTTTACTTGGTCTCAGAGCTGAATTTATCTTGATGACGAAAGGTGAAGGTATTATGTATAGTTCATTTTCTCATTATGATAGACATAAAGGAGAGATTAAGAAGAGAATCAATGGTTCTATGACATCTATGGATAAAGGAGTGGCTATGAGATATAGTATTTGGAAGTTACAAGAAAGAGGAACTATCTTTGTAGAACCAGGTGATGAATTATATGAAGGTATGGTTGTTGGTGAGTCTGCAAAACCAGGAGATATGGAAGTTAATCTTACGAAAAATAAACAACTTACTAATATGAGATCACAAGGTCATGATGAAGCGATGAGGCTAGAACCTATCCATAAAATGACGCTTGAAGATGCATTGGCGTATATTGGTACTGATGAGTATGTAGAGATTACTCCAAAAACTATCAGAATTCGTAAAATATATCTTACAGAATGAGCAAGAGCTCAGGCGAGAAAACAAAATGCATTATAA